The Vitis vinifera cultivar Pinot Noir 40024 chromosome 7, ASM3070453v1 genomic interval TGTTTTCACCGAGTAGgtatataataaaatgataattggtgtatgattttgaattttttacaaaaaatagtcAAAATCAGAATCATTTATTACGATTTTAACATGATGGTTTTTTgaactaaaaatttatatatatattttaaaatattttaaaataaatttaatattatgaatttattatattaaactcattttaaaaaataaacaaaaatattttaaataaaataacataatttcatatgtatatatatataaatttgaagttaaatttaaaataaagtagtaATTGGGGATTatgattttgattattaaaaagaaaaaaaataaaaaccgtAATCACTGCTGTTTAATCGTAACATAGATGCTTATGTTTTGAAATCACATTGAACTGAGAATTATTCCACATtctggatttttattttaaatatggtATTTTGGGTCAAATCTCAATTTCTCTGTCCGAGGTACCATCAATCTTAAAATCTTTTCCCTATAAAAAGGCTACTTAATTAGCTCCATGGTGCATGTAGCCTACCTCTAACTCTTCTTCTTCTGGTAGTTGTTTTTTATCGTATGCCCAAAAGAATGGCTACTATTTCTCAatctttcttcttcatcttgccCTTTCTTCTTTATTCGAGACTGGATATAGCAAGCAGTGCTCCCGGCTGTGGACCACTAGTGGCCGATGATGTCGACCGGATTCAATTTGCTCTCAACTTGGAGTTCTTGGAAGCTGAGTTTTTCTTGCATGGCGCCCTAGGTGAAGGGCTCGACCAGGTTGCTCCGCAGTTGGCCCGTGGCGGCCCACCTCCAATTGGTGCCAGAAAGGCCAATCTTGATGACTTTGAGCGTCGAATCATAGAGGAGTTTGGTTATCAGGAAGTTGGCCATCTCAGGTTAGtggtcatatatatatatatatatacatgcataCTGAGATTTGAGAGTTAATGCTTTGCAAACCATATTGGATTGTTTTTTCAGGGCCATCACATCTGCAGTGGAAGGACTCCCAAGGCCTCCATTGGATCTTAgtcctcaaaattttaaaaaaatttttaagCAGGCAATTGGACAGGATTTGAAGCCCCCGATGGACCCTTACTCGAACACAGTCAACTATCTCCTAGCAAGCTACGTAATCCCTTATGTTGGACTCGTTGGTTATGTTGGCACCATTCCATCCCTCACCAACTCTTCTTCGCTCAGTGTAAGAATTactgataattgtttttaaaattaattttttgttttctaaaataaaatatcaaaaaattaaggAAGCTTTGTTTGAACAgtgtttcaaaaataatttttttttatttcaaggccAATAATTAATATATGTCATGGTGACTTAGCTAGACTATATTATTGCATGCAGCTGGTTGCATCGCTGCTAGGCGTGGAATCAGGGCAGGATGCAGTTATACGGGCATTGCTGTACAAGAGAGAGAGTGAATTTGTGCAACCCTACAACATAACCGTGGCGGAGTTCACACGCGGAATCTCCAATCTAAGGAACCAGCTGGGCATGAGTGGAGTGAAAGATGAAGGGGTCATCGTAGTAGACCCGCAGTCTGGGGCGGAGAACAAGACCGACAGTAACATATTGTCGGCGGATGCCAATTCACTGTCGTATGCGAGGCAACCGCAGGAGATTCTGAGGATTGTGTATGGAACTGGGAATGAGAGCCAGCCTGGAGGCTTCCTTCCGAAGGGTGGAATTGGCAATATTGCACAAGCCTATCTTAATTCTTAACCGAGTTTGAGGATTTTCGATAGTTAATGTACGAGGTCTCGGCTAGAGCTGGGAAaccaagtattaaaaataaacagaACTTGGCTTTCTAATTAATGATCTAGAAATATTGAGGCTTAAATTAAATCATAGGCATGGGTATCTTATAATTAGACTCCGTTTGGCAGTTTTTTTCTAcgtgtttttaatgaaaatggattttttcaaaagtatttttaaggaaatcatttatcaagtatttataaaaaaaaacactataaataatttttttaattttttaaaaatattttggatattttgtcaattacttttttttttaaattatatatatttagactaaaaatattttctataattactaTTAAACGGATAATTAATATTTGAGAATGTTGACAGGTGTAATGGATTAATCCCTTCTATTGTAACATAATTCCACGCCATGATTATTGAGGACATTTACGTAAGGGATTTTTGACAAAATAAGGTTTTCTttaaaagaattgttttaataatgtgacaatttgaaaactatttCCACATCTATGCTGAAGAAGAGTTATTAAAATGTGATGAAAACCTTTTCCACCGTTTCCACATCTATGGTAAATATGAATTAGAAGTTATTCTCTGAAGTATTAAAgttgtatttttaaaagataatttcaaatttcaacttaagttattttttaaaaacacatctttcaaactaatttttctaattataataaatttgaaaatatttttttgattgtcatatttcaagaataatttttaaaattgttactttcccccccccccccccccccccccccctcaaAATCCACTTGTTGTAATGTTttgaaatatgataaaataattctaTTAATAAACTAAGCTTTgttaaattttgtacattcttgtaATGATGTATAATAGGAGTAGAAAATAAACCATGTATGAATATTGCTCTCTCTTATTTGTTTCATGGTGGATCAATgattttttgtcatttattatatcaaaacaaaatttataatctaATTCAACTATATTAAGGAACTTTTGCCTTatcaaatttggttttttttaaaaaaaattatggtaatATAATGGTTTCAGGTGTTGTTCACTGCAATGATAAATGTGTTTGAcaattaagaaagaaataaagagaattgaaatgataatgataatgaaaaaaatgagatggTGAAAATTATAGATGAAaagttgagaaaatttgattgaaagtaaaaatatagaatttgtcaaaattagagaaaattCTATTAACCAAAAAAATGTTAGATTCTGAATTcactaaaaatcaatttttatggtaaaaaaGTCATCAAGATCTACTTTTCATCAAGTTGGGTTGAAGATCTTAAATATCTTATTAAATCtaactttaagaatttaatgaatctattTAGTTTGTATTGTAGTAATCATTTAAGACAATTTAAAGagtaaaattcttaaatttcaattaattaatcaatttaatcaaaattatctTTCAATCTTAACTTCAAGTAACTAATCCATCATAGATCTTGACTTGAGATCCTTcttcctccaaaaaaaaaatgaaatctagcCACTCATGTTTGTGAGATTTACTCTACACAATATGTTTGACCGGTAAGAAAATGAAAGtgtaagaaaattttattacaaaaaatttcttACAAAAGATCTAAAATAtagttaaaaacaaaagaagagatAAAAGATTTCCAAAAGTTTTCAAAAGTCCCAAGTGAGAATCTCCAACTcctatttataaaaaagttatATAAATGGACATTTGGCATCATCTTGAGTTATTTTAGAATCCTTTGAATTGTTAAATTAGTAATTCAAAAGTTTTATTATGATATCTTGCATCAAATAGAGGAAAAAGTTATTGACACCATATAAGTATGAAGCCTCTCTTAACCttgtagacgtgttttaaaaccGTGATAGTTCATTTAGGCTTAAAGCGAATAATATCTACACAATTAGGTACGAGTTGTTATAAATAGTATCAAAGTCGATCTTCAGTTCTAATGTAAGAGTTTCTTTGGCCCCATGGGAGGTGTTTATCTGTTTGATCTTGTAATTCCATGGGATACAATGAGGAATAAAAAGGTGTTTATaatatcccacatcggatatgAGAGAAAGTTTCTaacactatataagtatgagtCCCTCTTAACCTTGTAGATGACTTTTTAAGTCATAAGAGTCCATTTAAACCCAAAACAACAATATCTACATTTATGATTCACATTCAAATTCTCAAAGTTTAAAGCCAATGTGATCAATCTTGTATAGGCTTTCTCATAATTTGCATGAGCATGCAAAGTTGAAAAGGAGTTTCAACAACATTTTACACCTTGTTGTCCATTTTCGTGTGGGCATACCAACTTTACCTCTCTCTGCCAACTTTATAATGCAAACAAACAAGTAAAACATGTCAATATGGTCAAGTTTCATGGCTATCAAAATTGACCTTTTccatgtgaaaaatgtcttttaaaTTCACTTTAAGTATGTCTTTCATTGTGTTGTTGACATGGTTATGCGAAACTTCATATAGCATACGAATTGAACTACCAAAACTTCTCCAGAAATGCACCATTGCTAGTCCAATTCGCATGGATATGCGAACTTGGCAAAAACCCTCTTCATTCAAAGACAGTTCTCAACTCATCCTTTTAAACTCCACACTTAGCCGTCTTCTTACATCATGACCAACATAATCCACCTTAAATTGGTGAATCAAATATTGTCATTAACAACCCATTCATGGTCTTCCTTCATTATCTTCATCCATCACCAACTTGACTTTCATTTGTTTCATAAGCTTATTTCCCTCGTTGTACAAATTATCATCAATTATACCTTAAAATTACTTCCACAAATGAAAAGAATTGCTAGTAGCATTGCAAGATTGACAATATgtgaatgaaataatttaaacataattattattcaaaagatATGAAATATACATCAAtcaatactaaaaatatatattctttgaGTAATAATCAAAAGTCTTTTTCTTACATCTAAcaatttagaaaacaaaattttattaaaaggttataaatttttttaggactTGACTATTTATTTGGCTAAAAAAAGTAATATCAATTATCAacagacaatttttttttttttttgaatcagatgatttttaaattttttgaaacccAGAACATGAAATAGTTTAAAGAATTTAGAAAACTTGAGatttgaaagaataaaaatgcCTAGAAGctaaaattaattattcaacTCAATATTATCCAATTTGCTTTGCAAAAAAAGCCAATTCCAAATCAATTATCCACCATGTGTGGTTGGATTGATTTGGTTAAAAGAATTCAAGTTTAATGTGTccataaagaattaaaatcaatagaaataaaaagatttaaaaaagaaaaactaaaaagattTCCTactatgtatataaaaaaagaaaaaaaaaatcatatgacaTGATTGATCAAggagaaaccaataaaaaaggGTTTGCTGCACTGCAATGAGTGATATTACTTAAAGCTTGTTGGATTAGGACTTCCACAAGCAGCGAATCATCACCTTACTTGATTGTACCAATCAAttcatttcattctttttccttactctccttttctggtttgtattttattttgtataaataTCTCTGCACAAAATCAATGAAATACTTACAACAACTTCTCAAAGTTTTTCTTGATTCTTTATGTACGGTACATGGTTGATTGCAATTGAATGTTTAGTCGAATGATTCTAAATCCTAAACCCTTAcaacttcaaaacaaaaaaaaatttgagtccAGGAGGTGGATTGTAGGACCTGAATCCCAGTTTCTAGTTTTGGGCCCAACAGACCAAGTGGATATTGATAGGTGAATTTGGAGCCAAATCAAGAGCCAGGGTTCAGCCCAAGACCAAACAGATGTTGTTTGGGAGCACAAAATACTGATCCACCGGCACGGATTTCCCAGGTGGACATCCGGCCAATGCAATCTTGAAGACCGGTCCCCACCTGATCAACAATCTTATCCAATACTGGTTCCCACTTGGCCTCAGAATAAGAGAATAGGGAAAGACTCGGAGCTCCAAACTTGTGGTTTTCTTCGTTGAAATAATTACACTTCCTTTGCACCAGATTCCGCCATTCCCCTTTCCTCCATTTTACTTTTACTTCCATCATTCACTTCCAGACTTAAAGGCTTTTCTCGTTGAAAAATTGGCTCCACACACCATTCACATTGTCCGTATCTGCTTCACCCATTGACAAAATTGTGTGCATGGGGCCAGGGGGCTGCCTCGAGTCCTGTCCCACCCCAGGATTTACATGTAGTGAAACAAGATCAGTGGCATCATTAATAGAGGTCTCTTTAGAACCATAATACAGAGTACTAAATCCATATCTGTCACATATGGCTGGCGCCCATAATCATGTTCTCATTTTCTGTTGTAGTTTTTAAGCTTCTGGCCATGAAAATTGTACAATTTGAGAAGTGGGTATGACAGTAGATAGCACTGTATGTGGTGGGGCGACAAGCAGGGAGGAGGTGGGGAAcatggagaagaaaataaaattctaatccATTCTTGCCTAAGAGCCATATACATATGAGAGATTTGGCCCCATATGTTTGGAAATCTTATCTCCTTCAGTTTTACACGTTCTGTATATTGTTTATTTGCTCATGTGACTTCATATTTATTTGCCACATATTCAAGATCATATatctcaattaattaattaacccttAGATTAATGTTATCTGTCCTTCAACAGATTCTCAAGAAAAAAGAAGTGATTAAGGACATGAAATAACAGACACAGAATTTGGACATGAATCCATGTATGGTTGACATATTAGTAGAGACAATTATTGGTTGCAACTGTGTTCTGAAAAGAGTATCTCAATGGGATAGTAGAGAAAATTAACAGTGTTTGTCTAGGCCGCAACTTGTTTTAGAGCCTAagattcatcatttcttcctaaCGTTTGCAGAGAGAAAATTGCATGCGCATGTTAGGCCACCCTGAAACATAGTGTCGCCTAGCTAAACCCACTTTATATGATTCTCGTTAGGCCAACGGATAACTGCACAAAATTCAAACTGGTGGGGCTAAGCATACTTGAATTTTGACACTCCGCACACTGGAAATTTAGTGAATTTGTGTAGGTGAGACCCATGATTGGACTGTCTCAAAAGCATATGCCAAATTATCCTGAATCCCATCAGGCTAGCATAAAATCATCATTATTAGCATACGTAATGCTTTTTCAGtgtcaattttgtttttcatgtgATCAGTGCTGATGATAAATTGGTCTGAAATCATATGGCAAAGTTTGTTTAGAACGGACGAGAGGTTAGCGAGAAGCCACAAATTTTGAATGGGGCCGTGTAGGCATTCCATATGGAGCTAGCTTGGAATCGTGGTAGATTTCATGCCTCATGCCAATTCCAATTAATTCTTGGCTTCATGCATGATTAATTCAATCATCTCTGCATCACTAGTACTTCTTCTCCAATGGATTAGAAATGGCTTCGACCATGatacaaaattatttcaatCAAAAGCATAGTGGGTATTTGGTAAATCGGTATAATGActtgacttaataacttaatttaaatcattaaatagattaaacatgtttaataaattaagtaatttaaGATTACAACTTaaaatcattcaattttaattttaagaaataagtcaaaatagttaacttattcttaatctcaaatgatttttatcttatttaccCAACCTAATAagagtatattttaaaattatgattacaCGTCCATGACTcgtttttttataatagatattttatgattatcttaTGTGTTTACAATACTTCAAAATATGGATGTTCCAtaaataactttattatttaaaattaataaaaatgattataagtCAAAATCAATGAggataaaaattagttaaattagtgtaaatatgttaatttgataatttagaataaattttaatatgattttagacaactttaatacttaaaataaaaaataaatattaagttttaaattaacaatttaacttaaaatcaat includes:
- the LOC100241824 gene encoding ferritin-like catalase Nec2; its protein translation is MPKRMATISQSFFFILPFLLYSRLDIASSAPGCGPLVADDVDRIQFALNLEFLEAEFFLHGALGEGLDQVAPQLARGGPPPIGARKANLDDFERRIIEEFGYQEVGHLRAITSAVEGLPRPPLDLSPQNFKKIFKQAIGQDLKPPMDPYSNTVNYLLASYVIPYVGLVGYVGTIPSLTNSSSLSLVASLLGVESGQDAVIRALLYKRESEFVQPYNITVAEFTRGISNLRNQLGMSGVKDEGVIVVDPQSGAENKTDSNILSADANSLSYARQPQEILRIVYGTGNESQPGGFLPKGGIGNIAQAYLNS